The Listeria monocytogenes genome window below encodes:
- a CDS encoding TlyA family RNA methyltransferase, with amino-acid sequence MTIKKERADILLVEQGLFETREKAKRAIMAGIVYQKEERVDKPGEKIPVDSELQVKGKQMPYVSRGGLKLEKALQVFDFDVKDKLMLDIGASTGGFTDCALQNGARHSYALDVGYNQLAWKLRNDDRVTVMERTNFRHVTPADFSEGLADFATIDVSFISLKLILPVLRTVLVTGGDVMTLIKPQFEAGREQVGKKGIIRDPAVHTSVVENIVQFALDNGYDLMGLDFSPITGGEGNIEFIAHLKWTGEEKGTSHLEPDAITKLIAKAHTKLDK; translated from the coding sequence ATGACAATAAAAAAAGAACGTGCAGATATTCTGCTAGTAGAACAAGGATTATTTGAAACGAGAGAAAAAGCAAAACGCGCTATAATGGCGGGAATTGTTTACCAAAAAGAAGAACGGGTCGATAAACCAGGAGAAAAAATCCCAGTGGATAGCGAACTTCAAGTCAAAGGAAAACAAATGCCCTATGTTAGTCGTGGTGGTCTGAAATTGGAAAAAGCATTGCAAGTATTTGATTTTGATGTAAAAGACAAACTAATGCTTGACATTGGAGCTTCTACAGGCGGCTTCACTGACTGTGCTTTACAAAATGGGGCAAGACATTCTTATGCGCTCGATGTTGGCTATAATCAGCTTGCATGGAAGCTGCGCAACGATGATCGTGTTACCGTGATGGAACGAACTAACTTCCGTCATGTAACGCCAGCTGATTTTTCCGAAGGTTTAGCAGATTTTGCAACAATTGATGTATCCTTTATTTCACTGAAACTAATTTTACCTGTGCTTAGAACCGTACTTGTGACAGGTGGCGATGTGATGACACTTATCAAACCACAATTTGAAGCAGGTCGAGAGCAAGTTGGTAAAAAAGGAATCATCCGTGACCCAGCAGTACACACATCGGTAGTTGAAAATATTGTTCAATTTGCGCTCGATAATGGTTATGATTTGATGGGACTTGATTTTTCACCTATAACAGGCGGGGAAGGAAACATCGAATTTATCGCGCATCTTAAATGGACTGGCGAAGAAAAAGGAACAAGCCACTTAGAACCTGATGCAATTACAAAACTTATTGCCAAAGCACATACTAAATTAGATAAATAA
- the ahrC gene encoding transcriptional regulator AhrC/ArgR has protein sequence MNKGHRHIIIRELITSNEIDTQEDLVELLLERDVKVTQATVSRDIKELHLVKVPTQTGGYKYSLPADNSFNPHQKLKRALIDCFIGIDNVQFMIILKVMPGNGNSVGALIDNLDWPEKAGTICGDDTCLIICRSEENAKTLTDRFIDML, from the coding sequence ATGAATAAAGGTCATCGTCATATTATTATTCGAGAATTGATTACATCTAATGAGATTGACACGCAAGAAGATTTAGTAGAACTTCTGTTAGAACGCGATGTTAAAGTCACCCAGGCAACTGTTTCCCGTGATATTAAAGAACTTCATCTTGTCAAAGTTCCAACACAAACAGGTGGTTACAAATACAGTCTACCTGCCGATAATAGTTTTAACCCACATCAAAAATTAAAACGCGCTTTGATTGATTGCTTTATTGGCATTGATAACGTGCAATTTATGATTATTTTAAAAGTAATGCCAGGAAATGGGAACTCGGTTGGTGCATTAATCGATAACTTGGACTGGCCAGAAAAAGCTGGAACTATTTGTGGAGATGACACTTGTTTAATTATTTGTCGCTCGGAAGAAAATGCGAAAACATTAACAGATCGTTTTATAGATATGCTTTAA
- the recN gene encoding DNA repair protein RecN, producing MLQEMTIKNFAIIESLSLTFQEGMTVLTGETGAGKSIIIDALGLLVGGRGSADFIRHGEERLELQGLFALAEDNLACRNALIENGIDASDDMVVLERSLFRSGKNSCRINGKLVTTVLLRQIGSKLIDIHSQHEHQELMNEEFHLSLLDRFASDKIKPALTKYQTNFKEYQTIEKEWQNWTKNERELAQRLDMLRFQQQEIENANLQAGEEDRLLEQKNILANFEKLNENLQGAYAAIQGEPGGLEFVGEAMRQMEAAASIHTDYKAVSEAISSSYYMLEDSMSQIRQSLDQLEFQPEELNQIESRLNDLNQLKRKYGKTIEDIIQYEQEISNEMEKLTDSESHVGHLETKLATLKAELTKQANTLTEIRKKAAVTLEKQIKQELNHLYMEKAIFSVRFEANKMELTESGQDSVVFYMSTNPGEPLKPLAKIASGGELSRMMLALKTIFSRHQGITSIIFDEVDTGVSGRVGQAIAEKIYAVSVGSQVLCISHLPQVAAMANHHYYITKKVQNKRTTTSVTVLKGEEKVEEISRMIAGIEVTELTKQHAKEMIEQAEKVKQTY from the coding sequence TTGCTTCAAGAAATGACAATTAAAAACTTTGCTATCATCGAATCGCTTTCTTTAACTTTTCAAGAAGGGATGACGGTACTTACGGGGGAGACCGGCGCTGGTAAATCAATTATTATTGATGCGCTTGGTCTTCTTGTTGGCGGACGCGGATCAGCTGATTTTATCCGTCATGGAGAAGAACGTTTAGAACTTCAAGGGCTTTTTGCGCTAGCAGAGGATAACCTTGCTTGCCGAAATGCTTTAATAGAAAATGGGATAGATGCTTCGGATGATATGGTTGTACTAGAACGCAGCCTGTTTCGCTCGGGGAAAAATAGTTGCCGAATTAATGGCAAGCTTGTAACTACAGTTCTCTTGCGCCAAATTGGCTCGAAATTAATAGATATCCACAGTCAGCATGAACATCAGGAATTAATGAATGAGGAGTTTCATTTATCCTTACTTGATCGTTTCGCTTCTGACAAAATCAAGCCAGCATTAACCAAGTACCAAACTAATTTCAAAGAATATCAAACAATCGAGAAAGAGTGGCAAAATTGGACAAAGAATGAGCGAGAATTAGCGCAACGTCTTGATATGCTCCGTTTTCAACAACAGGAAATCGAAAATGCCAATTTGCAAGCTGGTGAAGAAGATCGTTTGTTAGAACAAAAAAATATTTTAGCCAATTTTGAAAAACTTAACGAAAATTTACAAGGAGCTTATGCGGCGATTCAAGGGGAGCCTGGTGGGCTGGAATTTGTTGGTGAAGCGATGCGCCAAATGGAAGCTGCAGCAAGTATTCATACGGATTATAAAGCAGTTAGCGAGGCCATTTCTTCTAGTTATTATATGTTAGAAGATAGCATGAGCCAAATTAGACAATCACTTGATCAGCTCGAATTCCAACCAGAAGAACTTAACCAAATTGAATCACGTTTGAATGATTTAAATCAATTGAAACGCAAATACGGCAAAACCATTGAAGATATCATTCAATACGAACAAGAAATAAGCAACGAAATGGAAAAACTGACAGATAGTGAATCACATGTCGGGCATTTAGAGACCAAATTAGCAACACTTAAAGCAGAACTAACAAAACAGGCGAATACACTAACGGAAATACGTAAAAAAGCGGCTGTTACGTTAGAAAAGCAAATCAAACAAGAATTAAATCATTTATATATGGAGAAAGCTATTTTTAGTGTACGCTTTGAAGCAAATAAAATGGAACTAACAGAATCAGGACAAGATAGCGTTGTTTTCTATATGTCAACCAACCCGGGTGAACCGTTAAAACCATTAGCAAAAATCGCTTCTGGTGGGGAGTTATCTAGAATGATGTTAGCATTAAAAACCATTTTTTCTAGGCATCAAGGAATCACCTCGATTATTTTCGATGAAGTAGATACTGGTGTAAGTGGTCGCGTTGGTCAAGCGATTGCAGAAAAAATCTATGCTGTTTCAGTTGGCTCGCAAGTACTATGCATTAGCCATTTGCCTCAAGTCGCAGCAATGGCGAACCACCACTACTACATTACGAAAAAAGTTCAAAACAAACGGACCACAACTTCCGTTACAGTGCTTAAAGGGGAAGAAAAAGTAGAAGAAATCAGTCGAATGATTGCTGGAATAGAAGTTACCGAATTAACTAAACAACATGCAAAAGAAATGATTGAACAAGCGGAAAAAGTAAAACAAACGTATTAA
- a CDS encoding phosphate acyltransferase, with protein sequence MTKSRFFSDVIETSSFVFAVAGADDEVVLETIRLALNQNLGKFLLFGKKEDKTLTANENVTWIQTDTAEAAAQGAILAVKNKEADILVKGFIPTATLMHHVLKKENGLRTNQLLSQIAIFDIPTYHKPLLITDCAMNVAPKTKEKIAITENAVAVAHQIGITNPKIALLSAVEEVTAKMPSTVDAQEVVQHFANTIAVSGPLALDVAISKEAALHKGITDSSAGEADILIVPNIETGNALYKSLVYFAGARVGSAVVGAKVPIVISSRNDTPENKLASFILTVRLVGK encoded by the coding sequence ATGACAAAAAGTAGATTTTTTTCAGATGTAATAGAAACAAGTTCATTTGTTTTCGCCGTAGCAGGAGCAGATGATGAAGTTGTGCTCGAAACGATTCGTCTTGCATTAAACCAAAATTTAGGTAAATTTCTTTTATTTGGCAAGAAGGAAGACAAAACGTTAACCGCGAATGAAAACGTTACATGGATTCAAACAGATACCGCTGAAGCCGCAGCACAAGGCGCCATTTTAGCGGTAAAAAATAAAGAAGCAGATATTTTAGTAAAAGGGTTTATTCCAACTGCTACATTGATGCATCACGTATTAAAAAAAGAAAATGGCCTTCGTACAAACCAATTATTGAGTCAAATTGCCATTTTCGATATTCCAACGTATCACAAACCATTATTAATAACTGATTGTGCCATGAACGTAGCGCCCAAAACAAAAGAGAAAATCGCTATCACAGAAAATGCCGTAGCCGTAGCACATCAAATAGGCATCACTAACCCTAAAATTGCGTTACTTAGTGCGGTGGAAGAAGTGACAGCAAAAATGCCATCAACAGTGGACGCACAGGAAGTAGTGCAGCATTTTGCTAACACAATAGCTGTCTCGGGTCCACTTGCTCTTGATGTAGCTATTTCCAAAGAAGCGGCTCTCCATAAAGGAATTACGGATAGTTCTGCGGGAGAAGCAGATATATTAATCGTTCCTAATATTGAAACAGGAAACGCACTCTATAAATCGTTAGTATATTTTGCTGGAGCGAGGGTTGGCAGTGCGGTTGTCGGGGCGAAAGTACCAATTGTGATTTCCTCGAGAAACGATACACCCGAAAACAAATTAGCGTCATTTATACTAACTGTAAGACTAGTTGGGAAATGA